In the Populus trichocarpa isolate Nisqually-1 chromosome 1, P.trichocarpa_v4.1, whole genome shotgun sequence genome, gcttaattttttttctttgtaatgtaataatttataattgtaatggtaatctaaaataatcttaaggtattattattaaggtttttaaacatatttaaaatttttatgatgatcaaaataaagtattgataaaataaattgtaatttattattattatacacacACTCACTTGTATAGTCGTCATGCACGAGAATTTTATGAATACTTTTACCCTTTATGATTTAAGaagtttattatattttatttaagattttaaatagaattattAAACCTATAGTTGATTTGGTGTAAGATGTCAATTATAAATAGAATGAGTTAACCTAAATTTAGTCCGATCAAATGATTGGTTGATTAATATAAGATCCGGATAGTAAATTATGAATGggttaatctaatttttttaaagtgaaaataatattattttaattttgaaatattaataagttttaatcagtcatatttttaatatcaacttttttatttttttgtataactCGATccgaattaaattttataactcTAGTGTTGCGAGtacaataacttttatttttagatataattcaaaatatatttcatttaaaaaacattatattttagtatttttgataattttaatataataatataaaaaacttaaaaaaattattttaatacaactcctttatttttttataacccaaCCTAGATTAGGTTTTATTAGTAGTGTTTAAAAGTGgagtgaattgtttttttatgtattttaaaaataatttttacttaaaaaaatatcaaattaatattttttataattttaatatattatatcaaaaataaaaaaatacttttatatatttttaagctaaAAACAATTCTCATCACAATTCtaaacatataatataataaataggtacactataaaatataaattcatgacATGAACATCACAAGTCTCAAAAGTGCCAAAACCTCCCTCCCCCTCCCTCCTTTCCAAATTTCAACACGCACCAccaacacaaacacaaacacgaACACTGAAACACTCCTTAAGAAACGACGATgcatttctctctttcttcttccctctcTCGCTAAAACTGAAACTGTTCCTCTtcttcaatcaatcaatcaaagatGAGTACAGTAGACAAGATGCTGATAAAAGGAATCCGGAGCTTCGACCCGGAAAACAAACACGTCATCACCTTCTTAAGGCCTCTTACTCTCATCGTCGGCCCCAACGGCGCTGGAAAAACCGTAATAATCATCActatcatttcctttccttattaatttccttttttttacaaatattatttatttttacagacGATAATAGAGTGCTTGAAAGTTGCATGCACCGGAGAGTTGCCTCCGAATGCTAGGTCTGGTCACAGTTTCATCCATGACCCTAAGGTAACTCtaacttttctctctctatttttttaattttgagaggACCGGttggttaattagttgattATCTGTTGTTGTTAGGTTGCCGGTGAAACGGAGACGAAGGGGCAAATTAAGCTGCGGTTTAAGACCGCGGCCGCGAAGGATGTGGTGTGTATAAGGTCATTTCAGTTGACACAAAAGGCGTCAAAAATGGAGTATAAAGCCATTGAGAGTGTGCTTCAAACGATCAATCCACATACTGGAGAGGTAACATTTCTATGAATTCTTGTTGTTTTGTTAGAATTGAAGGTTTCACGGAGAAAAAATTGATAGCAGCCTGTTAGGGTTCAGATTATTAGTGTAAGGCTAATGGATATTCTTTCATGGCAAAATTAGGGTAGTTGTGATGCAAATGTATGCGTGTTTTTTTAACACTATCTTGTGTGAATCTTGATACGGTcgtcacttttttttcttggttgttgTTGGAATGCAGAAAGTCTGCCTTAGCTATAGATGTGCTGATATGGATCGAGAAATTCCTGCTTTGATGGGTGTCTCGAAGGCCATTCTAGAAAATGTTATATTCGTGCACCAGGATGAAGCTAATTGGCCTCTACAAGATCCTTCTACGTTAAAGAAGAAATTCGATGATATCTTCTCTGCTACTCGGTATTCTTTGAGCTTTTCCCCTGAAATATTGAGAAAAGATTTTTTAGTTATCATCTGTCACTGAGTGTGCCGTTAGTTGCTACAGCCACTTGCTTTTTTCGTTGTggttaattgtgtttaattgcTTCACTTGTATTCTCTTGCTTTAACTTGCTTTCTTTACTACACTGTATGATGGTCTCGAGTATGTGAAATATGCATTCTAGAACACGTAAACAAGAAGTCTCTTAGTaccttatttaattttatctccgACTTTGCAAGtttactcatttttttcttggaacaGAGAATGAACTTGATATTGTTTTAAAGTTTCACTCTACAGTAAATTGTAAGAGTGAAAGCTACAGTTGAAACAcgcattattaaataaatgtttgtaAGAAATGAGAGTGTAAAGATCAAAGATTGATATAGAGCTCAAGTATTCAAGTGATGTCTTTCTTGGTGATCAAGAGCATGAAAAGCATCCtatctatattttaaataccACTTATCAAAACAAAGCAGATTCAAAATGCTAATCTTTGCAAAATAATAACAGTTAGGGAAATTGTTTCCTGCTATTTGTTGATGTTTTAAGATTGAATGTGTTCATGACAtggattatatataaaagaatgcAAAAAAGTTTATGCAATACAACATTGAAGCCATGCTCAATTAAACAGATATTTTATCACTTGGTGCCCACTTCATTTCATTTTGGTAAGCATTTTGCTGATCCTTAGCAAGAAGCTAATAATACTTTTGCCATGCTCAATTAAACAGATATACAAAAGCCTTGGAGGTCATCAAAAAGCTTCACAAGGATCAAGCTCAAGAGATAAAGACATACAAACTAAAATTAGAGAATCTTCAAACCTTGAAGGATGCTGCATATAAggttgtatttcttttttccatccttttcttcttatagCAAGCTGGtcatatttattagtttttcaggtcttattttttctacttttttatttactatggcagttctttttgttatttcatgACGAATTGATAATCTGTCTTGCAAATGATCTTCTGACTGCTAAGAAAGTTGTAATATCATTGTTTATTTGGAATATATAGTATCTCTATTTCAATCcttcaatctctctctttctcatgaAAGGCAGTGGCAACAGTGTATGCTTGCATTCTCTGTCAAACTAGTAGTGAAGAACCGGAGTGTGATCTCGTCTTTACATCAATGAACGAGACTATGGGCGGATTATAATTTCTCTTCTGCATTAGAACATGACATCACTGTTGACATTAAACTATTAGGAATATGACCTATAATGTTTCCTTTTGAAATGCATTTGGAAAATTCATTTACTTGGTCCGAATAACTGACATGGACAgtgattttcttttgctttgtaGTGTGCTTTCAGcacttgtttttcttattatcaATAACTATGTAGGATCCAAAACTCAGATCTTCATTTGCTGTTCCAGTGAATTAAATATCATGGGCTGTGGATATCACTCAATAGTTTGTTAAATTTGAAGCTGTCAGGGTTTTCACTCTATTTTAGGCTTCATGTCATTTAAGCACTTAATTTTGATCAGGCTTCACCTGTAGAATCACAGCCTGTTGTGATAAGTATATCTTAAAAGTAATGTTGCCCTGTAGTGTGGATCCTGTGGCTTGGATTGTTTACTTTCAGAGATGAAGCATGGCTTGTAGTAAGATTTCAGATTGGAGGAAATGTAGGATTCTGTGCCTTTGTGTTGGTTTTGCTGTCATTTAGGTATGTTTGGATAACTAGGAGTCGTAGGGTTTTTAGCAATCTTTTCTTCTCCAGACAAGTGGGGTGAGGGTTAGGACAATATTTCTTGCATCCTTGTGGTCTCGTGGCTCAGGAGCTTTTAGGGAGTTTCCCTAGCTGACTTTCAGGAGGATTGGaccatgctttatttttttcttaaggactttccttttccctttgttTGGAGGATGATTTATTCTCCAATAAGTTTTTGTACgttcttttctttaatcaagcattcttcttttataaagaaaaggcaaaagtaTTGGATGGAAGCTCTtaactcattattttgattgagcTGTCTATTTAAACATTGACTTAGTGCatgtttccttttcattttgctAGATTGGGCCAAGTGATAGTGTAACACTTAATAAGCATAAAGTTGGTATGAAGGTGCTTCTATGTAGCACTTATTGATGTCAAGTTTTGTTTGTACAGCTTCGGGAAAGCATTGGTCAAGATCAAGAGAAAACAGAAATTTTAAAAGTCCAAAGTCAGGAGTTAGAAAGTAACCTTCAGAATTTGGATGCAAAAATTCATCATACTGAAGTAACTCTGAAAGATATGAGAAAATTACAGGACCAAATAACAATCAAGACTGCTGAAAGAAGCACTTTGTTCAGGGAGCAGCAGAGGCAGTATGCAGCTCTTGCtgaagaaaatgaaggtttGCCATGCATGGGAACAGCAATATTGTTTTTCTGCATATCTCATATTCATATACACATATATGTCAAGTCTTAGATGTGTGTGCTTATTACCATGTCTTTAGAACCAATTCCTTGAGCAGTAAAGGAAGATGCTGATTTTCTGAAATCATTCTctacttatttttcatgtacaATTCTCTCTGTTTCAGACACTGATGAAGAACTACAGGAGTGGAAAACCAAGTTTGACGAAAAGATTGCAAGTTTGGAATCGAATATTTGCAAATTGGAGAGGGAAATGAATGACATGGAGACAAAGGGTTCTTTTCTTAAGCAAAACATTAATGAGTATATCCGAGAGATCAGCAGGCTTCAGACTGAAGCTGAGGTAATGCTAATGAAACTATTCacatttgatatttaaaaactGTTTAATTTATGGCAGAGCTTGCAAATGACTccctttcttttgaaaattagGCTCATGCATCCTTGAAGAATGAAAGAGATTCCAATATCCAAAAAATGTATACAAGACATAATCTAGGTCCTCTTCCTAATGCCCCATTCAGTGATGATGTTGCTTTGAACCTCACAAATAGATTAAAGTCAAGGTTGGTGGATCTTGATAAGGATCTACAAGATAAAAAggtaacccccccccccccccccccccccgatATACCATTCCTTTACCTGTGTGCCTATGTAAAACACAAATTGTATATGCTCAAATTTCTGTTCTTCAATTGGCAAGTTAAAGATTTCAAAGCGTTTCTTGTTCACTTGAAGACTGAAATTACGCTCCATGAAATCTTTGAAGCTTTAAGACATGAACTTGATTTGCCTGTTATTTCAGACATCAAATGATACTGAAGTTAAGAGAGCAGAGAATTGCTACTGGGATGCCAATGAACGCTGGAAAAATACGGAGGCTCAAAAACAGGCTAAAGTAGAGATAAAGGTGGGCACTATTGGGGGTTTCTGGAAGGGTACATGTTTTATTTCTAGAGTTGTAAGTTTTATGTGTGACTCTTGATATTGTAACTTTATGCAGAATAGCATTTTAAATCGCATTACAGAGAAGGAAAGGGAGCACTCTTCCTTTGAAGAACAAATTTCACATGTTAATCTTTCTCAcattgatgaaaaagaaaagaacatggtGAGGATGTCTTTGCATAAGATGTACCCAAGTTTGCTTATTTTAActgaaaacaattgaaagagAAGCTCCTTGTGATTTTTTCAGCGAATTGAGGTTGAGAGAAAGACAAATCAGCTAGCTGAAAGAGAATTTGAATCACACATTCGACAAAAGCAGAGTGAGCTGTATGGCATAGAGCAACAGATTAAGGTTCTTAATCGAGAGAAAGACATTTTGGCTGGAGATTCTGAGGACAGAGTGAAACTGTCTCTAAAGAAAGTAGAGCTGgaaaaccataaaaagaaacatCGAAAAATGTTAGTTAGATCTTTTTTGCCTTGCTTATAGGACCGGGCAATCCATACTCTTTTGTTTCTTCACGTTGTCtccatccctctctctctcttatccctcatagctatttttttttttccagaattgatGAATGCAAGGATAAAATCAGAGGAGTGCTAAAAGGGAGGCTTCCTCCAGATAAGGATTTGAAGAAGGAAATTACTCAGACCCTAAGGTTATTCTATTCTCTTTAATTTGTTCTGTGCTCACAGATAACATCTGTACAAGAATCCGTTTGTGGATTTTATTGATGcttttttgattcatttttggTTAGCAGAAAATTAAACATGTGATTGCTTGATTTtctatgactttttttttctttcaattcttgTCATTTGCCATACTGTAGCATAATTTTTCCCTTATTCATTATTATTGATAGTGCTTTTACAACCTCCTTCAAAAGTTGTGGCTTTGTATTGAACCCTagtgaattatataaattttgagaTTTCAGATCTCTCCTCATAAGATGGTCTTTCAGAGCCTGCTATTGGTTTGTATGTGAGAATTGCCTGGCAAGCTTTCTGGATGTTTTAACTTTTGTCAACACCTTCTTCAATGAGATATTGACAAGTTGATAGTGCTCCTGCTGCAGGGCTCTTGGGTTGGAGTTTGATGACTTGAATATGAAATCCCGTGAAGCTGAGAAGGAGGTAAATGTGTTGCAGATGAAAATACAAGAAGTTAATAATAACCTTTCCAAACAACGCAAGGACATGGACTGTGAGTATTGCTTCACATCTAAAAATGAAGTACTGCTTATGTTTATCCCGTGGATCAGTCAGAAATATTGTTACTAATTGTTGGTCATGCATTTCCTTGCTCTGTTAAAGAGTCTGATCTGAAATTGTTAATGAGAATTTATCCTCACTGTAGTGGCGGTAACTTTTTGCAGGACTTCTTAGGCTACTTTAGTTTTTTAAGGGGGTCGAAGGGTATGTGTGTTTGGTGAGCAAATGGGACTGGAGTGTACTGTATGAGAAATGACCGGGCTTTCACACGAGGGTAGGTTGACCAAAATTGGGTGCCAGacaagacaaaaacaaattgccTTGTGTGCTCCAAACAACATTACTAGTGGAGTCATCCTGTTCAGTCCCAGTACACATTGCTACCTCAGTtccctttgttttatttatgaatacTTTTGGGGCTAGGATTTTATGGCTGGTATTCTAATCTTTgtttaaataacaaatttttggCTGTTCTTTTGAGAACTTTAGGGTTTGGATAGTTCAGAACATTTTCTCTCATAAAGCATAGGCTTCAGTGAAGTGTGCCTCCACTGAATTGTGCTCATGACTGTGATTTAAGAATCCCGGAACTCGGCATTTCcattttgctttttctttcttataatcTCTTGCTCATGGTgcttaaaaattgttttctgaCCTATTTATTGACACGTGGACTGGATATAATGTAGCTAGGAAGAGATTTATTGAATCCAAACTCCAGTCCTTGGATCAACTGTCAtttagtgttgatttatatCTCAAAGCATTGGAGTCGTCCAAGGAGAAAAGAGATGTTCAGAAAAGGTTCCTCTTTTTGCTTCCTACATGATATAAACATTATGTGTATGGGCTATTGGACATGTTGACATATAATTTCTGTGGCTATGAAGATACTAATATAGGGTATGGTGTATCACCTGCAGCAAGTACAATATTGCAGATGGTATGCGGCAGATGTTTGATCCTTTTGAACGAGTTGCCCGTGCTCATCATGTGTGCCCTTGCTGTGAACGCCCTTTCTCTGCTGAAGAGGAAGACGAATTTGTTAAAAAGGTTTGTTATATGTAATCCAATCACGCATTGTGCTGTGGTATGCATATCTAAGAGTATTATCCTATAGCGATACTCAGATAGCCTGAAACTTGAGAGGGAATGCTGTTTAAGCTTCATGTATTATTTTCTGAATATGCTGATATCTTCTGTG is a window encoding:
- the LOC7495838 gene encoding DNA repair protein RAD50, yielding MSTVDKMLIKGIRSFDPENKHVITFLRPLTLIVGPNGAGKTTIIECLKVACTGELPPNARSGHSFIHDPKVAGETETKGQIKLRFKTAAAKDVVCIRSFQLTQKASKMEYKAIESVLQTINPHTGEKVCLSYRCADMDREIPALMGVSKAILENVIFVHQDEANWPLQDPSTLKKKFDDIFSATRYTKALEVIKKLHKDQAQEIKTYKLKLENLQTLKDAAYKLRESIGQDQEKTEILKVQSQELESNLQNLDAKIHHTEVTLKDMRKLQDQITIKTAERSTLFREQQRQYAALAEENEDTDEELQEWKTKFDEKIASLESNICKLEREMNDMETKGSFLKQNINEYIREISRLQTEAEAHASLKNERDSNIQKMYTRHNLGPLPNAPFSDDVALNLTNRLKSRLVDLDKDLQDKKTSNDTEVKRAENCYWDANERWKNTEAQKQAKVEIKNSILNRITEKEREHSSFEEQISHVNLSHIDEKEKNMRIEVERKTNQLAEREFESHIRQKQSELYGIEQQIKVLNREKDILAGDSEDRVKLSLKKVELENHKKKHRKIIDECKDKIRGVLKGRLPPDKDLKKEITQTLRALGLEFDDLNMKSREAEKEVNVLQMKIQEVNNNLSKQRKDMDSRKRFIESKLQSLDQLSFSVDLYLKALESSKEKRDVQKSKYNIADGMRQMFDPFERVARAHHVCPCCERPFSAEEEDEFVKKQRVKAASSAEHMKVLSMESSNADTLFQQLDKLRMVYEEYTKIGKETIPLAEKNLSELTEELEQKSQALDDVLGVLAQTKAEKDSVEALVQPVETADRLFQEIQTWQKQVDDLEYKLDFRGQGVRTMEEVQSELSSLQGTKDNLHNEVEKLRDEQRYMENDLSHIQIRWHALREEKVTAANILRDVKKSEEELERLVEEKHQVELEEKHLAEAVGPLSREKEKLQGEHNELKVQLEREYEEQKKQLDNFKQEVDTLVRIASKIREYYNLKKGERLKEMQEKLSLSESQLQGCDARKQEILAELNDSKNAVRSQDNLRRSIEDNLNYRKIKAEVEELTREIESLEERILKIGGFSSFEAELAKLLQERERLLSELNRFRGTMSVYQNNISKNKIDLKQVQYKDIDKRYFDQLIQLKTTEMANKDLDRYYNALDKALMRFHTMKMEEINKIIRELWQQTYRGQDIDYISIHSDSEGAGTRSYSYKVVMQTGDAELEMRGRCSAGQKVLASLIIRLALAETFCLHCGILALDEPTTNLDGPNAESLAAALLRIMEDRKGQENFQLIVITHDERFAQLIGQRQHAERYYRVAKDDHQHSIIEAQEIFD